In one window of Bradyrhizobium sp. AZCC 1721 DNA:
- a CDS encoding ArnT family glycosyltransferase, translated as MPLSLIVALAALARTWQLSQNDFGRQYYAAGVRSMLASWHNFIFNAFDPSGFVSIDKPPVAIWLQVASAKLFGFGGLSILLAQVMAGLAAILFVYVLVQKYWGRTAGAMAALALALSPVNVAVDRSNNTESCLILVLLAGAWLAIRAAETGRLAMLCAAMAAIGVGFNVKMGAALVLAPVVALTFSLARPAAPITWHIGQQAIAGVVLVAVSLSWAIFFDLAPARDRPYAGSTKHNSMLELALVHNGAVRFLATSSANPSPAVSGETAPAGAEVRSQPVMTDDSPTGILRLFRPKAATQFAWLLPLALAGLVFAWSDASAPASPASRRIAAAVWTGWLVMYWIVLSFAGGLIHIYYVAVLGPPLAVLSGIAVVELWSRWKMGTPARIFLPLIIAVTAAWQVYLCTAQSETIGSDWLSLTWLTSVGIATMCAAALYVFPLQNTLSKLFAVTAIGALLVPPALTAASVVLRRPNLAAPVANMSALLAPPDTERVALRTWRLEAFRKKLTGYLIANREAANVLVAVPNANVAAPLIISTGLPVMAMGGYLGDDPILKPSDIERLVSDRQLRFVMLGGFTLAPAKQAAALEPIARWLRANGRPVDPGLWRPSGPSSSTPYRINLGNQWVEVPPPELFDLWGAAN; from the coding sequence TTGCCGCTCTCGCTCATCGTAGCGCTGGCTGCGCTTGCGCGAACCTGGCAGCTTTCGCAGAACGATTTCGGACGACAATATTACGCCGCCGGCGTGCGCAGCATGCTGGCTAGCTGGCACAATTTCATCTTCAACGCGTTCGACCCTTCCGGCTTTGTCTCTATCGACAAGCCGCCCGTGGCGATCTGGCTGCAGGTCGCCAGCGCCAAACTGTTCGGCTTTGGCGGGCTTTCGATTCTGCTCGCGCAAGTGATGGCGGGATTGGCCGCGATCCTCTTCGTTTACGTCCTCGTGCAGAAATATTGGGGGAGGACGGCCGGAGCCATGGCCGCACTGGCGCTCGCGCTCAGCCCGGTCAATGTTGCCGTCGACCGCTCCAACAATACCGAGAGCTGTCTCATCCTGGTGCTGCTGGCCGGCGCATGGCTTGCGATACGGGCCGCCGAAACCGGCCGGCTCGCGATGCTCTGCGCCGCAATGGCCGCGATCGGCGTCGGCTTCAACGTGAAGATGGGCGCGGCGCTGGTGCTGGCGCCGGTCGTGGCCCTGACGTTCAGCCTCGCCCGGCCGGCCGCGCCTATCACCTGGCATATCGGACAACAGGCCATCGCGGGCGTCGTCCTTGTTGCCGTCTCGCTGTCTTGGGCGATCTTCTTCGATCTCGCGCCGGCCCGGGACCGGCCCTATGCGGGCAGCACCAAGCACAATTCGATGCTGGAGCTCGCCTTGGTGCATAATGGCGCGGTCCGCTTCCTCGCCACGAGTTCGGCAAACCCCTCCCCCGCCGTCTCGGGCGAGACGGCACCTGCAGGCGCGGAAGTCCGGTCGCAACCCGTTATGACGGATGACTCGCCGACAGGTATTCTCCGCCTGTTCCGGCCGAAGGCTGCAACACAATTCGCCTGGCTGCTTCCGCTTGCGCTCGCAGGCCTCGTTTTCGCCTGGTCGGATGCATCGGCTCCGGCCTCGCCGGCGTCACGCCGCATCGCCGCTGCCGTCTGGACCGGTTGGCTCGTGATGTACTGGATCGTGCTCAGCTTTGCGGGCGGGCTGATCCACATCTACTATGTCGCCGTGCTCGGTCCACCGCTTGCGGTACTTTCCGGCATCGCCGTCGTCGAGCTTTGGTCAAGATGGAAGATGGGTACACCAGCGCGGATATTCCTGCCGCTGATCATCGCGGTCACGGCCGCGTGGCAGGTTTATCTGTGCACCGCGCAATCCGAGACGATCGGATCTGACTGGCTCAGCCTGACATGGCTGACATCGGTCGGAATCGCCACGATGTGCGCGGCCGCTCTCTACGTATTTCCGCTGCAGAACACATTATCGAAACTCTTCGCGGTCACAGCGATCGGCGCACTGCTGGTTCCGCCGGCATTGACCGCCGCGAGCGTCGTTCTGCGGCGCCCGAACTTAGCGGCGCCGGTCGCCAACATGAGCGCGCTGCTCGCACCGCCAGATACTGAACGTGTGGCATTGCGGACATGGCGGCTGGAAGCCTTCCGCAAGAAACTCACCGGCTACCTGATCGCCAATCGCGAGGCCGCAAACGTTCTCGTCGCGGTTCCCAACGCAAACGTCGCCGCGCCACTCATTATCTCGACCGGCCTGCCTGTCATGGCAATGGGCGGATATCTCGGCGACGATCCGATCCTGAAACCTTCCGACATCGAACGGCTGGTCTCCGACAGGCAACTGCGCTTCGTGATGCTTGGCGGATTTACCCTGGCGCCCGCGAAGCAGGCGGCGGCGCTCGAG